The following proteins are encoded in a genomic region of Oncorhynchus kisutch isolate 150728-3 linkage group LG4, Okis_V2, whole genome shotgun sequence:
- the LOC109889594 gene encoding LOW QUALITY PROTEIN: Wilms tumor protein homolog A-like (The sequence of the model RefSeq protein was modified relative to this genomic sequence to represent the inferred CDS: inserted 2 bases in 1 codon) — protein MGSDVRDLNALLPPVPSLPGGNGNCTLPVSSAPQWGPVLDFHTGTPYSSLAPHPFIKQEPSWSSGDPHEDPHCGLSAFTVHFSGQFTGTGACRYGAFGAPPPPSQPPPSQPRMFSNAPYLTNCMDTQPPSRNQGYSAFDGTSNYGHTPTHHSSQFPNHSFKHEDSLAQQTSMGEQQYPVPPPVYGCHTPSDSCAGSQALLLRNPYNSHATGYESDPSNPMVYSCSTQYRIHTHGVFRGIQDVRRVPGIXPPAIVRSETSEKRPFMCTYPGCNKRYFKLSHLQMHSRKHTGEKPYQCDFTDCGRRFSRSDQLKRHQRRHTGVKPFQCETCQRKFSRSDHLKTHTRTHTGKTSEKPFNCRWPNCQKKFARSDELVRHHNMHQRNLTKLQLAI, from the exons ATGGGCTCAGATGTGCGTGATCTCAATGCCCTGCTGCCCCCGGTGCCATCCTTGCCAGGGGGGAACGGGAATTGTACCCTGCCCGTCAGCAGTGCTCCTCAGTGGGGCCCCGTACTGGACTTCCACACTGGCACCCCCTACAGCTCGCTGGCACCCCACCCCTTCATCAAGCAGGAACCCAGCTGGAGCTCTGGAGACCCCCATGAGGACCCCCACTGCGGCCTGAGCGCCTTCACTGTGCACTTCTCCGGCCAGTTCACTGGCACAGGGGCCTGCAGGTACGGGGCCTTCGGGGCTCCCCCTCCACCCAGCCAGCCCCCACCAAGCCAGCCAAGGATGTTCAGCAACGCACCCTACCTGACCAACTGTATGGACACCCAGCCCCCCTCCAGGAACCAGG GTTACAGTGCTTTCGATGGTACCAGTAATTACGGTCACACTCCCACACACCACTCCTCCCAGTTCCCCAACCACTCCTTTAAACATGAAGACTCCCTCGCTCAGCAGACCAGTATGG GTGAGCAGCAGTATCCTGTCCCTCCACCCGTGTATGGATGTCACACCCCATCAGACAGCTGTGCAGGCAGCCAAGCACTACTGCTAAGGAACCCTTACAACAG CCATGCTACGGGCTATGAGAGTGACCCCAGCAATCCCATGGTGTATAGCTGCAGCACCCAGTACCGCATCCACACCCACGGAGTATTCAGAGGCATACAG GATGTCCGACGGGTGCCAGGTAT GCCCCCTGCCATTGTTCGCTCAGAGACCAGTGAGAAGAGGCCGTTCATGTGCACATATCCTGGCTGCAACAAACGATACTTCAAGCTGTCCCACCTGCAGATGCACAGCAGAAAACACACAG GCGAGAAGCCCTACCAGTGTGACTTCACCGACTGTGGACGAAGGTTCTCCAGGTCCGACCAGCTGAAGAGACACCAGCGAAGACACACAg GGGTTAAACCGTTCCAGTGCGAGACGTGTCAGAGAAAGTTCTCACGGTCTGACCACCTTAAGACCCACACCCGGACTCATACAGGTAAAACAA GTGAGAAGCCTTTCAACTGCAGATGGCCCAACTGTCAGAAGAAGTTTGCCAGGTCCGATGAGCTGGTTCGTCACCACAACATGCACCAGAGGAACCTGACCAAGCTCCAGCTGGCCATCTGA